One window of the Eucalyptus grandis isolate ANBG69807.140 chromosome 8, ASM1654582v1, whole genome shotgun sequence genome contains the following:
- the LOC120286634 gene encoding protein FAR1-RELATED SEQUENCE 5-like isoform X2, producing MDMVGDFGRDGTVSSVGAESSSQAVDENEVGVSAVEGEYEQVVEVKMNDDPLDRDDILDTMPPVSMPSADDEPYVGQEFDSEAAAHGFYNTYATRVGFIIRVSKLSRSRRDGSAIGRAFVCNKEGYRMPDKREKIVRQRAETRVGCRAMILVRKMNTGKWVVTKFVKEHTHTLSPGKGRRDCIYDQYPTSHC from the coding sequence TGGATATGGTGGGCGATTTTGGTAGAGATGGGACGGTGAGTTCAGTTGGTGCTGAGAGTAGTAGTCAGGCGGTTGATGAGAATGAAGTGGGCGTAAGTGCTGTCGAAGGAGAGTATGAGCAGGTTGTGGAGGTAAAGATGAATGATGATCCGTTAGACAGGGACGACATTCTCGACACCATGCCACCGGTGTCGATGCCCTCAGCAGATGATGAGCCCTATGTGGGTCAGGAATTTGACTCTGAAGCGGCCGCACATGGGTTTTATAATACATATGCTACCCGGGTAGGATTTATAATTCGGGTGAGCAAACTCTCTCGGTCGAGGCGTGACGGATCGGCTATTGGTCGGGCTTTCGTATGCAACAAAGAGGGCTACAGGATGCCAGATAAACGTGAGAAAATTGTCAGGCAAAGGGCAGAGACGAGAGTTGGTTGTAGGGCCATGATACTGGTGCGGAAAATGAATACAGGCAAATGGGTTGTCACGAAGTTTGTGAAGGAACATACTCATACCTTGTCACCTGGCAAAGGCCGGAGGGACTGCATCTATGATCAATATCCT
- the LOC104434295 gene encoding elongator complex protein 4, which translates to MATPRTRASSFSRNVPSTAAPQVPGVKSGPNGTLFLSSGISDLDKILGGGFPLGSLVVVMEDPEAPHHMLLLRNFMSQGLVLNQPLLYASPAKDPRGFLGTLPSPVSSKDDKPLDRDSEQEKGLRIAWQYKKYFGENQPNSNSQRDNKFEFCNEFDLRKPLQRQFLSGQRVECMSTQDSSDLAALHDRCATFLKQFFRTDGNISGAGRIAIQSFCAPQCTYFDKEWHVLSFIRSLRSMIRSSNAVVILSFPPSLLSPSFSKRLQHMADTLLSVRAIPDEDKDLAKLLTGYQDMIGLLSVHKVARINTQVPIILEAATFSIKLQKRKFLVLECLNQAPVDGSSGTSYATSGSCSVSSKGGSLDF; encoded by the exons ATGGCTACACCCAGGACGAGGGCCAGCAGTTTCTCGAGGAACGTACCATCTACAGCAGCGCCCCAGGTGCCGGGGGTGAAGAGTGGGCCGAACGGGACTCTCTTTTTGTCCTCTGGGATATCAGACCTCGACA AGATATTAGGAGGCGGCTTTCCTCTTGGGAGTTTGGTTGTTGTCATGGAAGACCCGGAGGCGCCACATCATATGCTCTTGTTGAGGAATTTCATGTCTCAAGGACTCGTTCTCAATCAACCCCTTTTGTACGCGAGCCCTGCCAAAGACCCGAGAGGGTTTCTGGGTACTTTGCCTAGTCCTGTGTCGTCTAAAGATGATAAGCCGCTCGACCGTGATTCAGAACAG GAGAAAGGCTTGCGGATTGCTTGGCAGTACAAGAAgtattttggagaaaatcagCCGAATTCAAATAGCCAAAGAg ATAATAAGTTCGAGTTCTGCAATGAGTTTGATCTGCGGAAGCCCTTGCAAAGGCAGTTTCTCAGTGGACAGCGCGTAGAGTGTATGAGCACTCAAGATTCTTCAGATCTTGCTGCTCTTCATGATCGTTGTGCAACATTTCTAAAACAGTTTTTCAG AACTGATGGCAACATTTCGGGTGCTGGCCGCATTGCAATCCAATCTTTTTGTGCCCCACAATGTACCTATTTTGACAAG GAATGGCATGTTCTTTCATTCATAAGATCGCTGAGAAGCATGATTAGGTCTTCGAATGCAGTTGTAATTCTGTCCTTCCCACCATCACtactttctccttctttctctaaAAGATTGCAGCATATGGCAGACACATTGCTCTCAGTCAGAGCAATTCCAG ATGAGGACAAAGACTTGGCCAAACTCCTCACGGGCTACCAAGACATGATTGGACTTCTTAGTGTACACAAAGTAGCACGTATTAATACACAG GTTCCTATCATTCTTGAGGCAGCAACATTCTCCATAAAGTTGCAAAAGCGCAAGTTTCTGGTGCTTGAATGTTTGAATCAAGCTCCTGTTGATGGTTCAAGTGGCACGTCCTATGCTACTTCTGGGAGCTGTTCTGTTTCGTCTAAGGGCGGGTCCCTTGACTTCTAG